Proteins encoded by one window of Bauldia sp.:
- a CDS encoding diacylglycerol kinase family protein, which produces MKISLILNREAGTLRTLDAEKVGEQIAAIFREAGHDVTVHVAAGGDAIAAIKKAAKQSEAIVVGGGDGTISAAAAIAAEAGVALGVLPLGTMNFFAHSLAIPPDMKAAAAALAGGEVRTVDIASVNGRLFVHALALGLHPAMVAEREKLAYGSRIGKMIGSARAFLRVVRHSHRFDVSIENADRKIERRTAGVVISNNPFGKGHMPYADRLDGGVLGVYVTTARGWVQLARVTAAAALGAAEEHPLVAYLETPAATIRFHRRVTVPTTLDGELVRLQGPLEVKIVAGGLKVLAPKASEAAA; this is translated from the coding sequence ATGAAGATTTCGCTCATCCTCAATCGCGAAGCCGGAACGCTGCGCACGCTCGATGCGGAGAAGGTCGGCGAGCAGATCGCGGCGATTTTCCGCGAGGCCGGACACGACGTGACGGTGCATGTCGCGGCGGGCGGCGACGCGATTGCCGCGATCAAGAAGGCGGCGAAGCAAAGCGAGGCCATCGTGGTGGGCGGCGGCGACGGCACGATCTCCGCTGCCGCGGCGATCGCCGCCGAGGCCGGTGTTGCTCTTGGCGTATTGCCGCTCGGCACGATGAATTTTTTCGCGCACTCGCTCGCCATCCCGCCGGACATGAAGGCGGCCGCCGCGGCGCTGGCCGGCGGCGAGGTACGCACCGTCGACATCGCCAGCGTCAACGGCCGTTTGTTCGTCCACGCCCTCGCCCTCGGTCTCCATCCGGCGATGGTGGCGGAGCGCGAGAAGCTCGCGTACGGCTCGCGCATCGGCAAGATGATCGGCAGCGCGCGCGCCTTCCTGCGCGTCGTGCGCCATTCGCACCGCTTCGACGTGTCGATCGAGAATGCCGACCGGAAAATCGAGCGCCGCACGGCCGGCGTCGTGATCAGCAACAACCCGTTCGGCAAGGGTCACATGCCGTATGCCGACCGCCTCGACGGCGGCGTGCTCGGCGTCTACGTCACGACCGCGCGCGGCTGGGTGCAGCTTGCGCGCGTCACCGCCGCTGCGGCGCTGGGGGCGGCGGAGGAGCATCCGCTGGTCGCGTACCTGGAGACTCCGGCAGCCACCATACGTTTCCACCGGCGGGTCACGGTGCCGACGACGCTCGACGGGGAGCTCGTGCGGCTGCAGGGGCCGCTGGAGGTGAAGATCGTCGCGGGAGGGCTTAAGGTGCTGGCGCCCAAGGCGAGCGAGGCCGCAGCATGA
- a CDS encoding aromatic ring-hydroxylating dioxygenase subunit alpha — protein sequence MQGLKAELLRGFWYVAMPAGELAPGTTAVRVMLGDQILLARRKNGSVFAINDICPHRGMPLHHGRFDGERIACTYHGWQYGSDGTCAFIPSAMDDQKIDLAKIRTAAYPCVEQQGLVWVYFARDGEAPAGEMAKPPMMPLFAADAQPKVHVEQTFPCSVDHAAFGLMDPGHIAFVHTSKWYRAKVGVVKPKEKSFAPSDLGFRMLRHKVTAQNLLYRLLGREVTTEISYRLPGLRIEDINGERNAVVTVSALTPISDEETAFHQIIWATPAWANLVKPIVRYVANVFVGQDRAIAEKQREGLVRAPKMMLINDVNTQARWWMRLKDEWVAAGNEGRDFVNPIKAATLRWKS from the coding sequence GTGCAGGGCCTGAAAGCCGAACTACTGCGTGGCTTCTGGTACGTCGCGATGCCCGCCGGCGAACTCGCCCCGGGCACGACCGCCGTGCGCGTCATGCTGGGCGACCAGATCCTGCTGGCGCGGCGCAAGAACGGCTCGGTCTTCGCCATCAACGACATCTGCCCGCACCGCGGCATGCCGCTGCACCATGGCCGCTTCGACGGCGAGCGCATCGCCTGCACCTATCACGGCTGGCAGTACGGCTCCGACGGCACGTGCGCGTTCATCCCCTCGGCGATGGACGACCAGAAGATCGACCTCGCCAAGATCCGCACCGCCGCCTACCCGTGCGTCGAGCAGCAGGGCCTGGTCTGGGTCTACTTTGCGCGCGACGGCGAGGCACCGGCCGGCGAGATGGCGAAGCCGCCGATGATGCCGCTGTTCGCCGCCGACGCGCAGCCGAAGGTGCACGTCGAGCAGACGTTCCCGTGCTCGGTCGATCACGCCGCCTTCGGGCTGATGGACCCGGGGCACATCGCCTTCGTGCATACCTCCAAGTGGTACCGCGCCAAGGTCGGCGTGGTGAAGCCGAAGGAAAAAAGCTTCGCGCCCTCCGATCTCGGATTCCGAATGCTGCGCCACAAGGTGACGGCGCAGAACCTGCTCTACCGTCTCCTCGGCCGCGAGGTGACCACCGAGATCAGCTACCGCCTGCCGGGGCTGCGCATCGAGGACATCAACGGCGAGCGCAATGCCGTCGTCACCGTCTCGGCGCTGACGCCGATCAGCGACGAGGAGACCGCGTTCCACCAGATCATCTGGGCGACGCCGGCGTGGGCCAATCTGGTCAAGCCGATCGTGCGCTATGTCGCCAACGTCTTCGTCGGGCAGGACCGCGCCATCGCCGAGAAGCAGCGCGAGGGGCTGGTGCGCGCGCCCAAGATGATGCTGATCAACGACGTCAACACCCAGGCCCGCTGGTGGATGCGCCTCAAGGACGAGTGGGTCGCGGCCGGCAACGAGGGCCGCGATTTCGTCAACCCGATCAAGGCAGCGACGCTGCGCTGGAAGAGCTGA
- the rpmI gene encoding 50S ribosomal protein L35 has product MPKLKTKSGAKKRFKVTATGKVKHAQRGKRHMMIRRTAKQIRNLRGTKVLFKTDGDNVRKYFLPNA; this is encoded by the coding sequence ATGCCCAAGCTCAAGACCAAGAGCGGCGCCAAGAAGCGATTCAAGGTGACCGCCACCGGTAAGGTGAAGCATGCCCAGCGCGGCAAGCGTCACATGATGATCCGGCGCACTGCCAAGCAAATCCGCAATCTCCGCGGCACCAAGGTGCTGTTCAAGACCGACGGCGACAACGTCCGGAAGTACTTCCTTCCGAACGCGTAG
- the infC gene encoding translation initiation factor IF-3 encodes MRRPFRAPPTTKEGPAINEDIRSSAVQLIDDKGENHGNTPIQRALEMAREAGMDLVVISPNQDPPVAKILDYGRFKYAAQKKATEARKRQKVIEIKEIKMRPNIDVHDYEVKMRAIKRFFEDGDKVKLTLRFRGREMAHIELGAKLLDKVKEDTAPIAKVEAEPKMEGRQMMMVLAPR; translated from the coding sequence ATTCGCCGTCCGTTTAGAGCACCGCCCACCACCAAGGAAGGCCCAGCGATCAACGAGGACATCCGCTCATCTGCGGTCCAGTTGATCGACGACAAGGGCGAGAATCACGGCAATACGCCGATTCAACGCGCCCTCGAAATGGCCCGCGAAGCGGGCATGGATCTCGTAGTCATCTCGCCGAACCAGGACCCGCCGGTCGCGAAGATTCTCGACTACGGCCGCTTCAAATATGCGGCGCAGAAGAAGGCAACCGAGGCGCGCAAGCGCCAGAAGGTCATCGAGATCAAGGAGATCAAGATGCGCCCGAACATCGACGTTCACGACTACGAAGTGAAGATGCGGGCGATCAAGCGGTTCTTCGAGGACGGCGACAAGGTCAAGCTGACGCTGCGCTTCCGCGGCCGCGAGATGGCGCACATCGAGCTCGGCGCCAAGCTGCTCGACAAGGTCAAGGAAGACACGGCGCCGATCGCCAAGGTCGAGGCCGAGCCGAAGATGGAAGGCCGGCAGATGATGATGGTGCTGGCGCCGCGGTAG
- the pheS gene encoding phenylalanine--tRNA ligase subunit alpha has product MAVDPTEHLATLEKEIVQRVNAAGDEAGLEAERVAALGKKGVVSELMKTLGTMPIETRILMGPAMNGLKDRVGAAISARREVLKEEALARAIVADAVDVTLPVRPSPLETGRIHPVSQVIDEITAIFSDLGFAIAEGPDIETDYYNFTALNFPVGHPAREMHDTFFFNTKPDGERLLLRTHTSPVQIRTMEKQKPPIRVVIPGRTYRMDSDQTHTPMFHQVEGLVIDEKSHIGHLKWVLEEFCRAFFEVDKVQMRFRPSYFPFTEPSMEVDIRCKRVGNEIRFGEGDDWLEILGCGMVNPNVIRAGGHDPDKYQGFAWGMGVDRIAMLKYGMPDLRPFFEADVRWLNHYGFRPLDLPTLAGGLSS; this is encoded by the coding sequence ATGGCTGTGGATCCGACCGAACACCTCGCGACGCTGGAGAAGGAGATCGTCCAGCGCGTCAACGCGGCCGGCGACGAGGCCGGGCTGGAAGCGGAGCGCGTCGCCGCGCTCGGCAAGAAGGGCGTCGTCTCCGAATTGATGAAGACGCTGGGCACCATGCCGATCGAGACGCGCATTCTCATGGGGCCTGCGATGAACGGCCTCAAGGATCGCGTCGGCGCGGCCATCAGCGCGCGCCGCGAGGTGCTGAAGGAAGAAGCGCTGGCGCGCGCCATCGTCGCCGACGCCGTCGACGTCACCCTGCCGGTGCGGCCCTCGCCGCTCGAAACCGGCCGCATCCATCCGGTCAGCCAGGTGATCGACGAGATCACGGCGATCTTCTCCGACCTCGGCTTCGCCATCGCCGAGGGGCCGGACATCGAGACCGACTACTATAATTTCACCGCGCTCAACTTTCCGGTCGGACACCCGGCGCGCGAGATGCACGACACGTTCTTCTTCAACACCAAGCCGGACGGCGAGCGCCTGCTTCTGCGCACGCACACTTCGCCCGTGCAGATACGCACGATGGAGAAGCAGAAGCCGCCGATCCGCGTGGTCATCCCGGGCCGCACCTACCGCATGGACTCGGACCAGACGCACACGCCGATGTTCCACCAGGTCGAGGGACTGGTGATCGACGAGAAGAGCCACATCGGCCACCTCAAGTGGGTGCTGGAAGAATTCTGCCGCGCCTTCTTCGAGGTCGACAAGGTGCAGATGCGCTTCCGCCCGAGCTACTTCCCGTTCACCGAGCCGTCGATGGAAGTCGATATCCGCTGCAAGCGCGTCGGCAACGAAATCCGCTTCGGCGAGGGCGACGACTGGCTGGAGATTCTGGGCTGCGGCATGGTCAACCCGAACGTCATCCGCGCCGGCGGCCACGACCCCGACAAGTACCAGGGCTTCGCCTGGGGCATGGGCGTCGACCGTATCGCGATGCTGAAATACGGCATGCCGGACCTGCGCCCATTCTTCGAGGCGGACGTCCGCTGGCTCAACCACTACGGCTTCCGCCCGCTCGATCTGCCTACGCTGGCCGGGGGGCTGTCGTCGTGA
- a CDS encoding cyclic nucleotide-binding domain-containing protein — protein MEPLDILKTVPFFADVLDSAEIEELATKAYFIRFQQGAKPIEEDAPGHAMYIVVSGEADVTVHGVDGPVAKLSGGDIVGEMSLLTGARRSATVTAATPLEVIEVNKVALAHVLKQSPDLVERFAVLIEKRQHALDRLAGGSAWGMMRVGKAEMAATIRSFFANTI, from the coding sequence ATGGAACCGCTGGACATCCTGAAAACCGTGCCGTTCTTCGCCGACGTGCTCGACAGCGCGGAGATCGAGGAACTGGCGACCAAGGCCTACTTCATCCGCTTCCAGCAGGGCGCGAAGCCCATCGAGGAAGACGCGCCCGGGCACGCGATGTACATCGTGGTCTCCGGCGAGGCGGACGTCACGGTGCACGGCGTCGATGGGCCGGTGGCGAAACTCAGCGGCGGCGACATCGTCGGCGAGATGTCGCTGCTCACCGGCGCGCGGCGGAGCGCCACGGTCACGGCAGCGACGCCGCTCGAGGTGATCGAGGTCAACAAGGTGGCACTGGCGCATGTGCTCAAGCAGTCGCCCGACCTGGTCGAGCGCTTCGCCGTGCTGATCGAAAAGCGGCAGCATGCGCTCGACCGGCTGGCCGGCGGCAGCGCATGGGGCATGATGCGCGTCGGCAAGGCGGAGATGGCGGCGACCATCCGCTCGTTCTTCGCCAATACAATCTGA
- a CDS encoding alpha/beta fold hydrolase: MADTTAERLTVDTGSAAREIAVIRRAGGSPGLFWLGGFMSNIEGSKAVAVDAFAAEKGLAATRFDYSGHGASGGAFTDGTITRWLQEARAVFDTTAGPQIVIGSSMGGWLALLFAEAMRGTGRVAGLLLIAPAFDMTRTLMRDRMTKKARAALERDGYVNEPSAYSDQPYVITRAVIEDGEAYVFGDRLIEVGCPVVILQGIADREVPWRHAASLVEKLASDDVVLTLVKDGDHRLSRPEDLERIRAALAGLVADAG, encoded by the coding sequence ATGGCTGACACAACGGCGGAACGCCTGACGGTGGATACAGGTTCCGCTGCCCGCGAGATCGCAGTGATCCGCCGCGCCGGCGGCTCGCCCGGGCTGTTCTGGCTGGGCGGCTTCATGTCGAACATAGAGGGCAGCAAGGCCGTCGCGGTCGACGCCTTCGCCGCCGAAAAGGGCCTCGCCGCCACCCGGTTCGACTATTCCGGCCACGGCGCCTCGGGCGGCGCCTTCACCGACGGCACCATAACGCGCTGGCTGCAGGAGGCGAGGGCGGTGTTCGATACCACCGCCGGCCCCCAGATCGTGATCGGCTCGTCGATGGGCGGGTGGCTGGCGCTGTTGTTCGCCGAGGCGATGCGCGGCACCGGCCGGGTTGCCGGCCTGCTGCTGATCGCGCCGGCCTTCGACATGACGCGCACGCTGATGCGCGACCGCATGACCAAGAAGGCGCGCGCGGCGCTGGAGCGCGACGGCTACGTCAACGAACCCAGCGCCTACTCCGATCAGCCCTACGTCATCACCCGCGCCGTGATCGAGGACGGCGAGGCCTACGTATTTGGCGACCGCCTGATCGAGGTCGGCTGCCCGGTCGTCATCCTGCAGGGTATTGCCGACCGCGAGGTACCGTGGCGCCACGCGGCGTCACTGGTCGAGAAACTCGCCTCCGACGACGTCGTGCTGACCCTGGTCAAGGACGGCGACCACCGCCTGTCGCGGCCGGAGGATCTGGAGCGCATCCGCGCCGCGCTCGCCGGCCTCGTCGCCGACGCCGGGTGA
- a CDS encoding DoxX family protein yields MEQFFDRLTLWRPQFLSLLRIVTALLYLEHATQKLFHFPAFPARAGMPPPAGGFSWFMLIGILELVGSLALIGGYYTRLAAFVLSGEMAIAYWSAHAPMSFFPLINFGEPAILFCFVFLYIAAAGPGPWSIDAQQRRR; encoded by the coding sequence TTGGAACAGTTCTTCGATCGGCTGACCCTCTGGCGTCCGCAGTTCCTCTCCCTCCTCCGCATCGTGACCGCGCTGCTCTACCTCGAGCACGCGACGCAGAAGCTGTTCCACTTTCCGGCTTTCCCGGCGCGCGCCGGCATGCCGCCGCCGGCCGGCGGCTTCTCGTGGTTCATGCTGATCGGGATACTGGAGCTCGTCGGCAGCCTGGCGCTGATCGGCGGCTACTACACACGGCTGGCGGCGTTCGTGCTCTCCGGCGAGATGGCGATCGCGTACTGGAGCGCGCACGCGCCGATGAGTTTTTTCCCGCTCATCAATTTCGGCGAGCCGGCGATCCTGTTCTGCTTCGTGTTCCTGTACATCGCGGCCGCGGGGCCGGGGCCGTGGAGCATCGACGCACAGCAGCGGCGGCGGTAG
- a CDS encoding methyltransferase domain-containing protein has translation MSNDNSTSFSGNIPEYYDNALVPIIFVDFAAEMARRLAALKPTHVLETAAGTGVVTRAMRDALPASIPMTVTDLAAAMLDIARKRFRPGEALTFQPADGTALPFSDNSFDAVVCQFGVMFYPDKDKGYREVLRVLQPGGTYLFSVWDSHAHNSYGRIAYETVAAFFPKDPPQFQKIPFSYPFEAIKDSLTAAGFADINASVIRLQKAVPDFRHFARGFIYGTPVIDQVKARGGVDPEALVAKLTEAYHREFGPDGRSIPLQTLFFSAQKPA, from the coding sequence ATGAGCAACGATAACAGCACGTCTTTCTCCGGCAACATTCCCGAGTACTACGACAACGCGCTCGTCCCGATCATCTTCGTCGACTTTGCGGCCGAGATGGCACGGCGGCTCGCCGCGCTGAAGCCGACGCATGTGCTGGAGACTGCGGCGGGCACGGGCGTCGTCACGCGCGCCATGCGCGATGCGCTGCCGGCCAGCATCCCCATGACGGTCACCGACCTTGCGGCGGCCATGCTCGACATCGCGCGCAAGCGGTTCCGGCCCGGCGAGGCTCTGACCTTCCAGCCGGCGGACGGCACCGCGCTGCCCTTTAGCGACAACAGCTTCGATGCGGTGGTCTGCCAGTTCGGCGTGATGTTCTATCCCGACAAGGACAAGGGCTACCGCGAGGTGCTTCGCGTGCTGCAGCCCGGCGGCACGTATCTGTTCAGCGTCTGGGACAGCCACGCCCACAACTCGTATGGACGGATCGCCTACGAGACCGTCGCCGCCTTCTTCCCAAAGGATCCGCCGCAGTTTCAGAAGATTCCGTTCTCGTATCCGTTCGAGGCGATCAAGGATTCGCTGACGGCGGCGGGCTTCGCCGACATCAACGCCTCGGTCATCCGGCTGCAGAAGGCCGTGCCCGACTTCCGGCACTTTGCGCGCGGTTTCATCTACGGCACCCCGGTCATCGACCAGGTCAAGGCGCGGGGCGGCGTCGATCCGGAGGCGCTCGTAGCCAAGCTCACCGAGGCGTATCACCGCGAATTCGGCCCCGACGGCCGGTCGATCCCGCTGCAGACGCTGTTCTTCTCGGCCCAGAAACCCGCCTGA
- the rplT gene encoding 50S ribosomal protein L20 yields MARVKRGVTSHAKHKKVLKRAKGFYGRRKNTIRTAKAAVDKAAQYAFRDRKNRKRSFRALWIQRINAAVREHGLTYGRFISGLGKAGVEVDRKVLAELAVSEPASFKALVEKASGALAA; encoded by the coding sequence ATGGCACGAGTTAAACGTGGCGTCACATCGCACGCCAAGCACAAGAAGGTCCTGAAGCGCGCCAAGGGCTTCTACGGCCGCCGCAAGAACACCATCCGCACCGCGAAGGCCGCCGTCGACAAGGCGGCGCAATATGCCTTCCGCGACCGCAAGAACCGGAAGCGCTCCTTCCGCGCCCTGTGGATCCAGCGCATCAACGCCGCCGTGCGCGAGCATGGCCTTACCTACGGTCGATTTATCAGCGGCCTCGGCAAGGCCGGGGTCGAGGTTGACCGCAAGGTCCTGGCCGAGCTCGCCGTCAGCGAGCCGGCCTCGTTCAAGGCGCTGGTCGAGAAGGCATCGGGCGCGCTCGCTGCCTGA
- a CDS encoding ActS/PrrB/RegB family redox-sensitive histidine kinase produces MSDIVVAPTRAFSPRSLRLDTLVRLRWLAVGGQALAVLFVRFVLVFPLPTTLCLLLIGLSAGINLVLRARYPATLRLGQWPAFALLAYDVVQLGALLFLTGGLENPFAILLLAPVIVSAAALASRPTAALGLLVIAVASVLAVYHWQLPWYVGGSENLPLLYVGGVWVALVSACVFTGVYAFRVAEEARQLAKALNATEMVLAREQHLYALDGLAAAAAHELGTPLATIALVAKEMERDFPPGSPHADDVALLRSQSQRCREILSRLTSMSGQVDRHLSRLPLSHLIEEVVEAYRAFAAKIEVTPPNGKGPEPIGIRNPAIVQGLVNLVENAVDFATERVTVGTEWNDTEVAITIADDGPGFSSAIIDRLGEPYITTRRDAASGEADHEAGGLGLGLFIAKTLLERSGAVLDLANRVAPAKGAVIRIAWPRALMDAGPATAGSASETIDDRTPWRRPVETL; encoded by the coding sequence ATGAGCGACATCGTCGTTGCCCCGACCCGCGCCTTCTCCCCGCGCAGCCTGCGTCTCGATACGCTGGTGCGGCTGCGCTGGCTGGCGGTCGGTGGCCAGGCGCTGGCCGTGCTGTTCGTTCGCTTTGTGCTGGTCTTCCCGCTGCCGACGACGCTCTGCCTCCTGCTCATCGGCCTCTCCGCCGGCATCAATCTCGTGCTCCGCGCCCGCTATCCGGCGACGCTCCGCCTCGGCCAGTGGCCGGCCTTCGCGCTGCTCGCCTACGACGTCGTGCAACTCGGAGCGCTGCTGTTCCTCACCGGCGGGCTGGAGAATCCGTTCGCCATCCTGCTGCTGGCGCCGGTCATCGTCTCCGCCGCGGCGCTCGCCTCGCGCCCGACCGCGGCGCTGGGCCTCCTGGTCATCGCCGTGGCGTCCGTGCTCGCCGTCTATCACTGGCAACTGCCGTGGTACGTCGGCGGCTCGGAGAACCTGCCGCTGCTCTACGTCGGCGGCGTCTGGGTGGCGCTGGTCTCGGCCTGCGTCTTCACCGGCGTCTACGCCTTCCGCGTCGCCGAGGAAGCGCGCCAACTGGCGAAGGCGCTGAACGCCACCGAGATGGTGCTGGCGCGCGAGCAGCACCTCTACGCCCTCGACGGATTGGCGGCAGCCGCCGCGCATGAGCTCGGCACGCCGCTCGCCACCATCGCGCTGGTCGCCAAGGAAATGGAACGCGATTTCCCCCCGGGCAGCCCACATGCCGACGACGTCGCGCTGCTGAGGTCGCAGTCGCAGCGCTGCCGCGAAATCTTGTCCCGTCTCACGTCGATGTCCGGCCAGGTCGACAGGCACCTGTCGCGCCTGCCGCTCTCGCACCTGATCGAGGAGGTGGTCGAGGCCTATCGCGCCTTCGCCGCGAAGATCGAGGTGACGCCGCCGAACGGCAAGGGTCCGGAGCCGATCGGCATCCGCAATCCGGCGATCGTGCAGGGCCTCGTCAATCTCGTCGAGAACGCCGTCGACTTCGCCACCGAGCGGGTGACCGTCGGCACCGAATGGAACGACACCGAGGTCGCGATCACCATCGCCGACGACGGGCCGGGATTTTCCTCGGCGATCATCGACCGCCTCGGCGAGCCCTACATCACCACCCGGCGCGATGCCGCCTCGGGCGAGGCCGACCACGAGGCCGGCGGCCTGGGCCTCGGCCTGTTCATCGCCAAGACGCTGCTGGAGCGTTCCGGCGCCGTCCTCGACCTCGCCAACCGCGTCGCCCCGGCCAAAGGCGCGGTGATTCGCATAGCCTGGCCGCGCGCCCTCATGGACGCAGGCCCGGCCACGGCCGGTTCCGCCTCGGAAACCATCGATGATAGAACGCCTTGGCGGCGGCCGGTGGAGACCCTATAA
- the pheT gene encoding phenylalanine--tRNA ligase subunit beta encodes MKFTLPWLKEHLETEAPLAIIVDKLTQVGLEVESVEDRAREFAPFKIARVVTAEKHPNADRLKVCRIDAGDGNLIQVVCGAPNARAGMIGVFAPPGSHIPGTGATLEKGVIRGVESNGMLLSERELGISDAHDGIVDLPANAPIGQPYAAFANLGEAVIDIAVTPNRPDALGVAGIARDLAAAGVGRLIDRTVQPVKGVGACPVKVVLDFGSMPSLCPAFGLRLVRGVKNGPSPDWLQKRLRAIGLRPINALVDITNIITYDRGRPLHVFDANKISGSLVVRRSRFTESIKALDGKTYTLDPDICVIADNKGVQSIAGVMGGEASGCSETTTDVLIESALWEPLNIAHTGRKLGINSDARHRFERGVDPAFMIPGLELATRLVMDLCGGRATDILVAGEVPTARTTIDFPLGEVKRLAGIEVAAPEATRILDALGFTSKPGRGPGHMIVTVPTWRPDAASKADIVEEIVRISGLDKVPSTPLDRLPGVVKPVLTPIQQRTRRAKRALAARGFVEAVTWSFVAHARAVAFGGGDKALVLANPIAADMSDMRPSLYPGLIAAARRNADRGFADITLFEVGQIYRGDRPEDQFTAASGIRTGTATVNGGGRHWTGAAPAVSVFDAKADALALLDALGIAAEKVQVSADAPAWYHPGRSGVIRQGPKTIIGTFGEFHPKILEALDAEGPLAGFELILESIPLPKAKATKAKGALMLSDLQPVKRDFAFLVDRSMEAAKIVRAAESADRKLIVGAAVFDAFESEALGRDKKSVAIEVTLQPTEHTMTEQEIEAVAARVVAAVEEATGGTLRT; translated from the coding sequence GTGAAGTTCACCCTGCCGTGGCTGAAGGAGCACCTCGAGACCGAGGCGCCGCTCGCGATCATCGTCGACAAGCTGACGCAGGTCGGGCTCGAGGTCGAAAGCGTCGAGGACCGCGCCAGGGAATTTGCACCGTTCAAGATCGCGCGAGTCGTCACTGCCGAGAAGCATCCGAATGCCGACCGGCTGAAGGTGTGTCGCATCGACGCCGGCGACGGCAACCTGATTCAGGTCGTGTGCGGCGCGCCCAACGCGCGCGCCGGGATGATCGGCGTGTTCGCGCCGCCGGGCTCGCATATTCCGGGCACCGGCGCCACGCTGGAGAAGGGTGTCATCCGCGGCGTCGAGTCGAACGGCATGCTGCTGTCGGAGCGCGAGCTCGGCATCTCGGATGCGCACGACGGCATCGTCGACCTGCCGGCGAACGCACCGATCGGCCAGCCCTATGCGGCCTTCGCGAATCTCGGCGAGGCGGTGATCGACATCGCGGTGACGCCGAACCGGCCGGACGCGCTGGGCGTCGCCGGCATCGCGCGCGACCTCGCCGCGGCCGGCGTCGGCCGCCTGATCGACCGGACGGTGCAGCCGGTGAAGGGTGTCGGCGCCTGCCCGGTTAAGGTCGTGCTCGACTTCGGTTCGATGCCGTCGCTCTGCCCGGCCTTCGGCCTCCGCCTGGTGCGCGGCGTCAAGAACGGGCCGTCGCCGGACTGGCTGCAGAAGCGGCTGCGCGCCATCGGCCTTCGCCCGATCAACGCGCTGGTCGACATCACCAACATCATCACCTACGACCGCGGCCGGCCGCTGCACGTCTTCGATGCCAACAAGATTTCGGGCAGCCTCGTCGTGCGGCGGAGCAGGTTCACCGAGTCGATAAAGGCGCTCGACGGCAAGACCTACACGCTCGACCCGGACATCTGCGTCATCGCCGACAACAAGGGCGTGCAGTCGATCGCCGGCGTCATGGGCGGCGAGGCTTCCGGCTGCAGCGAGACGACGACCGACGTGCTGATCGAGTCGGCGCTCTGGGAGCCGCTCAACATCGCGCACACCGGCCGCAAGCTCGGCATCAACTCCGACGCGCGTCATCGCTTCGAGCGCGGCGTCGATCCGGCGTTCATGATCCCCGGACTGGAACTCGCAACCCGGCTGGTGATGGATCTCTGCGGCGGGCGGGCGACCGACATACTGGTCGCCGGTGAGGTTCCGACCGCGCGGACGACGATCGATTTCCCGCTCGGCGAGGTGAAGCGGCTGGCCGGCATCGAGGTGGCGGCGCCCGAGGCGACGCGCATCCTCGATGCGCTGGGCTTTACCTCGAAGCCCGGGCGCGGGCCCGGCCACATGATCGTGACCGTGCCGACGTGGCGCCCGGATGCCGCCAGCAAGGCCGACATCGTCGAGGAAATCGTGCGCATTTCCGGCCTCGACAAGGTACCCTCGACGCCGCTCGACCGCTTGCCCGGCGTGGTGAAGCCCGTGCTCACCCCGATACAGCAGCGTACGCGCCGGGCCAAGCGTGCGCTCGCCGCGCGCGGCTTCGTCGAGGCGGTGACGTGGTCGTTCGTGGCGCACGCGCGCGCCGTCGCCTTCGGCGGCGGCGACAAGGCGCTGGTGCTCGCCAATCCGATCGCGGCCGACATGTCGGACATGCGGCCGAGCCTCTACCCCGGCCTGATCGCGGCGGCGCGGCGCAACGCCGACCGCGGCTTCGCCGACATCACGCTGTTCGAGGTCGGCCAGATCTATCGCGGCGACAGGCCGGAGGATCAATTCACCGCGGCGAGCGGCATCCGCACCGGGACCGCAACCGTCAACGGCGGCGGCCGCCACTGGACCGGCGCGGCACCGGCGGTGTCGGTGTTCGACGCCAAGGCCGACGCGCTGGCGCTGCTCGATGCGCTGGGCATCGCGGCGGAGAAGGTGCAGGTCAGCGCAGATGCGCCGGCGTGGTATCACCCCGGCCGCTCGGGCGTGATCCGCCAGGGGCCGAAGACGATCATCGGCACGTTCGGCGAGTTCCACCCGAAGATTCTGGAGGCGCTGGACGCCGAGGGGCCGCTCGCCGGGTTCGAGCTGATCCTCGAATCGATCCCGCTGCCTAAGGCGAAGGCGACCAAGGCAAAGGGCGCGCTGATGCTCTCCGACCTACAGCCGGTGAAGCGCGATTTCGCCTTCCTGGTCGACCGCTCGATGGAGGCGGCGAAGATCGTGCGCGCCGCCGAGAGCGCCGACCGCAAGCTGATCGTCGGCGCGGCGGTGTTCGATGCCTTCGAAAGCGAGGCGCTCGGCCGCGACAAGAAATCGGTGGCGATCGAGGTTACGCTGCAGCCGACGGAGCACACGATGACCGAGCAGGAGATCGAGGCGGTTGCCGCGCGCGTGGTTGCCGCCGTCGAGGAGGCCACGGGAGGAACGCTGCGCACGTGA